CTGATGCGTGCAATAAAACAAGCAAAATAGTCTATTCAGATTTTACTCCACTCCAAAATGAAACAATTCAGTCATATAAACTATAAAACAGCCACACTTGACAGCATTCATACACATAAAGTAATGGAAATAGAGTTGTAATGCTTGTACATATGCTCTTAACTTGTGGATGCGGTGGAGTTGATGTAGGACTCTAAAAGAAAGATGGTTTCATCTACCTGGTTCTCTGCTGAATCTAACCTGGAGGGAAAAAGAACAATAGTGTGAATAGCAACACCAACAGACCAAAGAGGGGATTCAATAATGTCACCTGTAGTAAAGGGAATTGCAGTTTTTTCTTGCACACTTCTTACTTGTTGATATGAAGCCGTAAGGCATCCAGCTGTTGCTTTTCAGGAGCAGTTATCATCTCCTCGACCTCCGTCAGCTGCTCAGGCTCGGCGCCACTGGCCTGCAGAGATGCCAGAATGGCCTCGATTCGCTGGGATTTCTCCAGCAGACGTCTGTCAGTTAAGCAGAAAACCAATCAAACTTTGATCTGTGACACGGTGTGCGAGCCAGACAACTCTTAAAGTTGATCATGTGAAATTATCTGGCTTGCAAGGGTAGTAGGGCACAGAAAACAAAGGGACATACAGTTACAATGAACTCACTTGCTCTCTTTGGACTCAAACAGGCGCCGCTCTACGAGGTTGGCTACTGTCTGCAGAGAAAAATGTGAGACAAAACATTACTAAAGGCAAAACCAACATACAAGAAAGAATACCATTAGTAGCCCTCTTCAATCTACAGCTCTGAAGGTTACTGTACATTCAATGTTTTACCTTGTAGCAGTTCTGAAGCAGCATTCTTGCAGTTGGGAGTTGGTTGACCGTGTAAAGGTAGAAAGTACGAGAAGGAGCATAATCGGGAGTTTTTGGGATTTCCTgaagaataaaagaaatataTCACGGCTGTTCAGAGAGAATGAGTAGGCAGATTCAAAAATAagaactagggctgctccctccaATTTGATGACTTAAATCATCTAATGTGTGCATTCAAATCAAATTCAAGTCAATATGTGAGTGAAACTGCCAAATGGTCACTTTTGTTAAATTATTCATTgtccacagagacacacagaataAAAGATTAGGCTGCAGTGCTTTACAAGtctagttttaaaaatatctcaTTCACTTAGTGCATCTTCAAAAAGTGTGCCAAATAATTTTCAAAGTACGTTTTTggatcaggtttttttttttttttattactccTACGTTCCAGGCAGTCACTCATGTTAATACACTAAAACAAAAAGGCTTGAAAAGGACTTGCTTTGCATATCTAAATTGATCACAGTGTTCAGTATGTCCTCTTATTTTTGTCAAAGGTACAAATCATTTGTGGCAACAATTAAGATGAAGGACTGTTTTGGAAGCTCTTCCATGTTGGGTTTAAGTGTTCAAAAGCGTTCAACAATCGATAATGCTAAGAACACCTAAAAGCAAAGAGGGGAATTGTGAAATCATCTTCACATGCCAAACATGTACCTGTAGCTGGACCAGGTTCTGTGAAAGCAGCGTGTAGAGCATGTCTTTAGCCTCTTTGGCTGGAATCATTGCAAAATCCTCCACCTGCTTCTGCTCCAGGTGACGTTTCCTTAGCAACAGACGGAAGATGCGCGCTGATCGGGAGCCAAATCTGATGACAGATTAAAAGTGATTTAATAATGATTTGCTGATGATAGGACAATTACATGTATacacaattaaaaaacacactTACCTCTCTTGTACTACAGACTCAAGTGTGGCCCGAGCCAGATTGGCCAGCGCTCTGTGCATATCTGAGAGGTGAGTTATGAAAAAGCATCCGTGCCTTgcatttaatgaattaatgtgtgtgttggctCTTGACAATATGCTTAGGACcctctaaataaaaaaataaaaatgtaaaaaaggatACTGACAACATACATCCCTCCTCCACTTTCACCAGCCTTCCCCACAAACTCCATCTAGAAAATTAAAGGACAAGTAAATCTAAAACATCTTacagataaataaattaaagactGGAAAATATGACAGGTGCCTTGCAGAGTTCATACCGGGTCATCAATGAGTAGCGTGAGGTACTGGTCTAAGATGGGTCTGGGGATGTTGTAGCTTGTTGGGAGGGACCTGAAGATCTCGTTGGCTGAGAGGGGCTTTGTGCAAGTGGCTGTGGGCGAGGTTGTCACCTCACTCATCCTCAGCATAGTCCTCACTATCTCACTGCTAGTCTGGGTTATTAAAATGGAATGATTTAGAAAGACGTTATATGGTTACAATTACAAACATCCATAATAGTATTTTTTCCTACTATAGAAAACAGGCAAGATAGGAAAATGTTACAGCAGTGACATATCTAAAAGGTACAGTAACTAACACCACCGACCAACACCTCTGAAGCTCACTTTAACAAGGTTTATATCTTGTTTGaataatctgtacaaaaactgaaGTTTGAAATAacaatttgtgtattttttgaCTGGGCATAGTGACTTCTTGGAGTCTTGTCATCACCGTGAGGTTGCCAGGAAAACGGGACGAAATATAACACGTTAATAGTGCAATGTAAATGTGCTGGTAGGtggtttttgttatttttgcacAGACCCAGGCTAGCGGTTTCCCCCATTTCCAagcctttatgctaagctaggctaactggCCGCAGCTTCATacaacatgagagtggtatcagtcTTCTCGATTCACTTTCTGAAAGA
This window of the Perca flavescens isolate YP-PL-M2 chromosome 6, PFLA_1.0, whole genome shotgun sequence genome carries:
- the polr3c gene encoding DNA-directed RNA polymerase III subunit RPC3, yielding MTAQEVRLCGLLLREHFGEVVEKVGTHLLKGGAQNLRTIIHETGISLDLVKKSLCVLVQHGACVFRSGRKGAGSPAEYQTCCDRILRILRYPRYIYTAKTLYGDTGELIIEELLQRGHMTMSGTIKTVADRLTQNMEEGRSMDYSEVSSAFFRLVETHFLQRCPPLAGAEPKDSSTPAAPAPPGTPAAPVSTAPPTPESFPDCYKVPHVTLVGRGKRQLASEDGEDQRNAKKAKMDSQTHGDEGICWQVNFERFHLHFRDQAIISAVANKLDQTSSEIVRTMLRMSEVTTSPTATCTKPLSANEIFRSLPTSYNIPRPILDQYLTLLIDDPMEFVGKAGESGGGMYVVNMHRALANLARATLESVVQERFGSRSARIFRLLLRKRHLEQKQVEDFAMIPAKEAKDMLYTLLSQNLVQLQEIPKTPDYAPSRTFYLYTVNQLPTARMLLQNCYKTVANLVERRLFESKESKRLLEKSQRIEAILASLQASGAEPEQLTEVEEMITAPEKQQLDALRLHINKLDSAENQVDETIFLLESYINSTASTS